A genomic segment from Bacillus cereus G9842 encodes:
- a CDS encoding MarR family transcriptional regulator — translation MKHTTKQMEILSDIRTLLHKKEEHLKRQNEKFFYETGVSSMSLSELHVIECIGKNGLMNVTAITIEMGMTKGAISKICTKLFQKQFVEKMQMLDNQKEIFFRLTESGNEIYIAHEKLHKQAEEKWLLLLDGYTKAEQDFIQRFIKDVSDHLEI, via the coding sequence TTGAAGCATACAACGAAGCAAATGGAAATACTGTCGGACATTCGTACACTTTTGCATAAAAAAGAAGAACATTTAAAACGACAAAACGAGAAGTTTTTTTATGAGACAGGTGTAAGTAGTATGTCTTTATCTGAGTTACATGTAATCGAATGTATCGGAAAAAATGGTTTGATGAATGTAACGGCAATCACGATAGAAATGGGCATGACGAAGGGAGCGATCTCTAAAATTTGTACAAAGTTGTTTCAAAAGCAATTCGTTGAGAAGATGCAAATGTTAGATAATCAAAAAGAAATCTTCTTCCGCTTAACGGAAAGTGGGAATGAAATATATATAGCTCATGAAAAATTGCATAAGCAAGCTGAAGAAAAGTGGCTGTTACTTTTAGATGGTTATACGAAAGCAGAGCAAGACTTTATTCAAAGGTTTATAAAGGATGTCTCAGATCATTTGGAAATATAA
- a CDS encoding MFS transporter, protein MKKSKLTFILYVVCISALLGSFAQNIYTPILPMIQNSFHTSLYLVNVTVSLFTFVLAIMQLVYGPLIDTKGRKSVLIPSLVISTIGSIGCAFSANIYLFLFFRAVQAIGIAAIPVVSATIIGDLFEGKERGEAMSLYQMLLALAPAMAPLIGGYLGSIHGHLSVFLFLSTLGIILLIINISLLPETKPNVIKRSKEQKNYSLILKNKTGFSITLIGFIQFCIYFCFLVFLPSILANSFHLAANAIGLMFVPMSLSIMLGSYCYKLLQKRLTTKQALFITSFFNIICVTLFSFTYSINISFIIIVTSLYGFSMGLSMPTHTTLLTEEFVQERATAIGMYNFIRYLGMGTGPLVGGFLVFNQNYFWIFFLGAITFLFIILCAMKMLRFQAVQKAK, encoded by the coding sequence ATGAAAAAATCTAAACTAACTTTCATTTTATATGTTGTCTGTATTAGTGCCTTACTCGGTTCCTTCGCTCAAAATATTTACACACCTATCTTACCGATGATTCAAAATTCTTTTCACACTTCTCTTTATCTTGTAAATGTAACAGTTTCACTTTTCACATTCGTTCTTGCAATTATGCAGCTCGTATATGGACCTTTAATTGATACAAAAGGGAGAAAATCTGTCCTTATCCCTAGTTTAGTCATTAGTACAATTGGTTCAATCGGATGTGCTTTTTCGGCAAACATTTATTTATTTCTCTTTTTTAGAGCTGTTCAAGCTATAGGAATAGCGGCTATACCTGTAGTTTCAGCAACGATTATCGGCGATTTATTTGAAGGAAAAGAACGCGGAGAAGCGATGAGCCTGTATCAAATGTTACTTGCTCTCGCACCTGCAATGGCTCCACTCATAGGTGGTTATCTTGGCAGTATACATGGTCACTTATCTGTATTTCTCTTTTTATCTACACTTGGCATTATCTTATTAATTATAAACATTTCACTACTTCCAGAAACAAAGCCAAATGTAATTAAGCGGTCTAAAGAACAAAAGAATTACTCTCTTATCTTAAAAAATAAAACTGGATTTTCTATTACTCTTATTGGCTTCATTCAATTTTGTATTTACTTTTGCTTTCTCGTTTTTTTACCGAGCATTTTAGCAAATTCATTTCATTTAGCTGCAAATGCAATTGGTCTTATGTTTGTACCAATGTCTCTTTCTATCATGCTAGGAAGTTATTGCTACAAGCTTTTGCAAAAACGCCTCACAACAAAGCAAGCTTTATTCATCACTAGTTTCTTCAATATTATATGTGTCACTTTATTCTCTTTCACATATAGCATCAATATCTCATTCATCATTATCGTTACATCTTTATACGGTTTTAGTATGGGACTTTCTATGCCAACTCACACTACTTTATTAACGGAGGAATTCGTACAAGAACGCGCAACAGCCATCGGTATGTATAACTTCATACGCTATCTCGGTATGGGCACAGGGCCACTTGTAGGTGGATTTCTTGTATTTAATCAAAATTACTTTTGGATTTTCTTCCTAGGTGCAATTACATTTCTATTTATCATTTTATGCGCAATGAAAATGCTACGTTTTCAGGCTGTACAAAAAGCAAAATAG